CGGAGGTGGAGAAGCTGACTGTGCCGGGTTGGGGGCCGGGTTGGGAGGTAGCCACAGGATAAGGATACTAGCTCTGGCTCGGTCGCTGTACGGCGTACTCTTCGAGGAGGACAGAGATGAGCGCTGCCGTGGGGACGGCGACCAGCGCGCCGACGATGCCGCCGAGGGCTGTGCCCAGCAGCAAGGCTACCAGTACCGTGAGGCCCATCAGGTTGACTGAAGAGCGCATAATGCGTGGGGTCAGGATGGCGTTTTCGAGGTTGACGTAGATGAGGTAGAAGATGAGGACGCCGAACATCTTCTGCCAGGAGTCGATGGCCGCGACGCCCGCCGCCATGGCGATGGTGATGACGCCTCCGGCGACGGGGATGATGTTGAACAGCCCCATCAGCACACCGAGCAGGACGAAGTAGCGCACGTGCAGGATGCCGAAGGCCGTCAGGCTGCAGACGCCGAGGGTGAGCATCAGCAGCCCCTGGCCGAGGAGCCATTTGCTCATCTTCAGCTCGGCCTTGCGCAGGGTGGCATCCAGCCGCTGGCGGGCGGGGGGGCGGAAGAGCGAGAGGAAGAACTCGTAGGCGTGCTCGCCTTCGAGCATGAAATAGATGCAGAGGAAGATGGTGGTGAGGATGTCGAAGACGTGGGTGAGCCAGTCGGGCAGCGAGGTGAAGATGTAGCTGCCGAGGGCGGCGGCGGTGTTCTCAGCGCGGGAGGCGATGGTTTCGACGCCGAGCTTGTCGGCCAGGGGGATGTGCTTGAGCCGGTCGACGGCTCCGGGGATGCGGCCGGGCAGGTCGGTCATGAAGCCGCGCAGATCGTTGAGGACCGGCGGCAGGCCGATGGTGAAGAAAAGGATCAGGCCGAGAGCGGCTGCGAGCAGCAGCAGAACGATGGCGATGGCGCGGCTGGGGTGGTAGCCGCGGATGCTCCATGAGGTGATCCGGTGGAGCACGGGCATCAGCACCACGGCGAAGAGGGCACTGACGTAGAGGATCTCCAGTTCCTTGGCCAGATGGTAGGCCAGCAGGAGCAGGATCAGGACACCGAAAAAGAACAGGATATTGCCGCGCGTGTCCTTTCTGGGCTGCGTGGGGTCGGGCATGGGGGTTGGATTGCCTGGGTTGAGACTCGAGGTGGACAGACGCGGCTCCTGTACGACGTGTACATGGGTAGGATGCGCCGTGAGGCTTGTAGTGTCCCCAGGCAATTCAGAATAGCCCAAACAGTTACCGGAGGCTGGGCCTGGGCGTGGCAAGAGCTTCGAGCAGGCTGGCGGCGGTCGCCTCGGGCGTCTGTTCGGCCGTGGTGAGGGTGTGGTGGGCGAGACGGCGATAGAGGGGGGTGCGCTGGGCGAAGCGTTGCTCGGCCTGGGCGGGGTCGGCTAGGACGGGGCGGGTGACGTCCTGGAGCACGCAGCGGTCGAAGAGAGTGGGGAAGGGCGCGTCGAGGAAGACGATGGTGGTGCCGGGGGTCTGCTCGAGCAGGAGGCGGTTGGTGAGCTGCTCGGGTGTGCCGCCGCCGAGGGCCAGAACGGTGTGTGAGCGGCCGAGGGCGGAGGCCAGGGCATTCGACTCGAGACGGCGGAACTTGGCCTCGCCGTGCTGGGCGAAGATCTCGGGGATGGTGGAGTTGGCGCGAGCCTCAAGGTGGGCGTCGAGGTCGAGGAACTCCCAGCCTAGTTGAGCCGCGAGCAGCTTGCCGACGGTGGTTTTACCCGCTCCCATGAAGCCGGTCAGGACGATGCGGCGGATGGTTGAGGGAAGGGTTACGGTTGTGGGCTGGCTGGCTGGCTGGGCGGCGATCATCTCATCATTCTCCGTGGTGCTTGCGTTGGGTGCAAAACAAAACCGCGACCCTTTGGGGTCGCGGCTCGATTGGATTCGGTGAATGTTTCCTGACGCTTAGAGACTCAGGATCTGCACTCTGTTCCAGTCGAAGCCGCGCTGTGCCACCAATAGGAACGGTAGCCAAAGCAGGCGGACTGGGTAAAGTAGAGACGCATTCTGTTGAAAATGCTACATCAGGGGAATTGGGCGCGCAATAGGAAAATACGCGAAGCACATTAAAGGGATGCAGACGACGTTGCAGGCCTTCGTTTGAAGGCCGTACACCGAGAGCTGGCGGGGATACCGTTCGGCTAGTGGACTTCCGTCACGGCCTTCGGGTTCACGAGATCCCGAAGCTCCTTCGAGGGTTTGAAGAAGGGAACTCGCTTAGCCGGTACGTCCACACGGGCTCCGGTCTTGGGGTTGCGTCCCACGCGGGCGTTGCGCTGCCGCGTACGGAAGCTGCCGAAGCCGCGGATTTCGATCTTATCGCCCGTCTTCAGGGCTCCGATGACGGAATCGAAGAGGGTTTCAACGATCACTTCGCCATCACGCCGGGTAAGGTCGCCGAGATCCGTCACTTTATCTACCAGGTCTGCCTTCGTCATGATTCATCCTTTCGAACTTTAGCCTGTTGCCGACCTTGGAGGACCGCGCCCAAATGGGGCTACAGACTCTGGGTGGGAATAAAACGGCTGAGGTCCGTTGCAAGATAAGACGGATGGAATGGGGTGAAGGTTTCCGAAATTCTGTTCGAAGGGGTCATCCTGTCAATGATTTGAACGAAACTCCGGGTTCACTTCCAGAGAAAATAGAAGCCCGGCGCGTGGTCGAGGAGCTTGGAGGGGTTGGGAAAGAGGTCGTCGGCGTCGCCTGAGAGCAGGGCGGCGAGTCCTTTTTTCTGGGTGCTGGGGCGGATGATGGAGGGCTCGCCGGAGATGCCGACGCTCTTGGCCGTGTCCGTGAGGGCGACGCGGAAGCCGCCGATCTTGTCGATGAGGCCGAGCGGGAGCGACTGCTGGCCGGTCCAGACCTGCCCGGTGGCGAGCGGCTGGATCTTGGCGTCGGAGGTGTGGCGGCCGATGGCTACGTCGTGGATGAACTGGGCGTACATGTTGTC
This is a stretch of genomic DNA from Granulicella sp. WH15. It encodes these proteins:
- a CDS encoding HU family DNA-binding protein — its product is MTKADLVDKVTDLGDLTRRDGEVIVETLFDSVIGALKTGDKIEIRGFGSFRTRQRNARVGRNPKTGARVDVPAKRVPFFKPSKELRDLVNPKAVTEVH
- a CDS encoding AI-2E family transporter, producing MPDPTQPRKDTRGNILFFFGVLILLLLAYHLAKELEILYVSALFAVVLMPVLHRITSWSIRGYHPSRAIAIVLLLLAAALGLILFFTIGLPPVLNDLRGFMTDLPGRIPGAVDRLKHIPLADKLGVETIASRAENTAAALGSYIFTSLPDWLTHVFDILTTIFLCIYFMLEGEHAYEFFLSLFRPPARQRLDATLRKAELKMSKWLLGQGLLMLTLGVCSLTAFGILHVRYFVLLGVLMGLFNIIPVAGGVITIAMAAGVAAIDSWQKMFGVLIFYLIYVNLENAILTPRIMRSSVNLMGLTVLVALLLGTALGGIVGALVAVPTAALISVLLEEYAVQRPSQS
- a CDS encoding shikimate kinase; this encodes MIAAQPASQPTTVTLPSTIRRIVLTGFMGAGKTTVGKLLAAQLGWEFLDLDAHLEARANSTIPEIFAQHGEAKFRRLESNALASALGRSHTVLALGGGTPEQLTNRLLLEQTPGTTIVFLDAPFPTLFDRCVLQDVTRPVLADPAQAEQRFAQRTPLYRRLAHHTLTTAEQTPEATAASLLEALATPRPSLR